The window GGACACACATGATCCTCTGCAGCAGCAATGTGGGCACTGGACAAGCTGGGAAGCTGTGCTGGCTCCCAGCACGTTTCCCTTAAAACACCAGCGCTGGAACCCAACAGTGCCAGCCTCCCAGCACGGCTCCTTTTGATGCTGTCCCAAAACCATACCTCAACTTTACTTGCTTCAACTTTTAGATGTCTTTTTCCCTCGTCACCATCAGGTTTGGTCCTAACCCAGCAGCAGACCATGCTTTGCTGGCTCTTGGTACTGGGAACAAAGCTGCGATAACTGAAAGTCTCCGGTCCCAACTCGCTGGTGACTCTGAGTGCGTTTAATGACACTGCAACAGCGGACAACTCCGCAGCGCAGGCAGCACGCCCCTGCACCCGGGTGAATGCAACCACCCGCGCATCCTTTTCTACATTTGAGTGAACGAAACACTTGCCGCAGAGCTAGTTTCCAGATATGATTAAGCTTTTCCCTTTTAGAGACTAAGTGtaaagaaatggaaagtaaaaataagaaaattaccCTTCTTGGACAATAGGAGGCATTGAATTCATCTCCAATGCGCCGCAGCTCCTGTGCAATCCATATTTCTGGCTGTATTTCTTCTGCTAGCGAGTGAGACCGCCACCTGGAAGCtgcacagaacaaaaacaagcatttgAAACAGATGAACacgagggaaaaaaaacaaaacaacatcaacaaataCTCTATTAAACCCAGAAAGAGTGCAACTGTGACTTGATGTGTACGAAGTGTATTGTAGACAGGTTTTAATTCCATACTGGTTGTCCATTATTAttaggcttttatttattaatttattatagGCTTCCTATTGGAGCGCTTCCTGTGGCACATCCAAGCACTGGTTCCTTCTTAAACAAGGAGGAAAAGCTGAGGaaaacagagctgctgctcttcaaTTTCTTTCCCTAGCAAAACCTTATGCCCCCCCTTTCTAAACCTAATGATTTCTTGCAGGCAGCGCAGCAACTTCTtctgaaaccttaaaaaaaactCTGTCTTGATAGTTTAATCTAATTCTCACATTTCTTCTCCAAACAGTTCTGAGGCATCcagcaagaaaaggaaaacaattatttttgtcttgctaAGAAGAAAGCCACAACTGGAGAAACTGCACTTTGAGCAAACTCGTGGACTTTTCAGCTCCCCAACAGGACTGGAAGGCTCTTCACTTCAATTTTTACGTTCCAGCtcttcagcagaaaataaaccAGGCGCAAGAAAACGGCACTggctaataaaagaaaaaaagagctaatACATCAATTACACTGAACTGTACAGAACCAACCCCTTTAGTCTCCATTTTGAGAAGTTTCTGAACATGTGATAAAACAGCGCAAAATGCCCCAAATATTTGAGGGGGAAAGAAGCAGCCTTTGACCCAGGCGAGCCCTGGTGCAGCACCTGTGCCACCTCTGCCCCCTCCTGCCACGAGAAGCTCAGATTTGAGAAAGAAATGCAGccttaagaggaaaaaaaaaaaaaaagaaagaaaaaaaaaacctaccccaaaaaaacagcacacaaaacaaaacagagcatttCACAAACTTGGCACGAAAGCTTAAAAGGACTCACAAGGGAATACAAATAGCTTCCAATCTCAAAATATTCAAAGGATTAGTAgggcagttaaaaaaaattaaaaaaataaataaaaaattaaataagaagTCTGGCTCCGACCTGACTGGAAAATTTATTTCTGAGCCAAGCTGACACTGCTTGGCTTGgggagctgttttgttttcacactgTAGTAGCGCAGGAGCGGTGCCCGCTGCCTTCCCGGGGACGGCCCCGTGCTATTTATTTCCCAAGCTGCTGAATGAAAGGTGGCAAAGCCTCGGCGCTCCGGGAAGGCACACGCGGGATCCGGGCCTGTCTGAAACACCGCTGGCACGAAGCAGTCCCGGCGTGGCTCTCCCGCTCGCTCCATCGGTCCTGCCCCGGCATCACACCGCCGCAAGGGCACGGTGGCTGAGAGTGAAATCGGGCTGAGGTTTTCAGAAAGGACTTTCTGCGGCACTGCCGGATCGCAATATCAAAAGCGTCCAGTCATAATCGGTTGCAGAAACAGTCAGAGGAACTTTCAGAGCGTGCTCGGGGTGGCCACAGTCATACTGGGAGCTGACGCCGCCTGACGCGAGGGGAGGCGGCCCCGGGCCTCAGCCCGTCCGCGCGTGGTGGCTCCTCCAGCGCTTCGCCTCATGGAGGCCAAGGGACCAAACGACTGCCCAACAGCTCCGTGGGCCCTAATTGCCCTATTAAAGCAGATGCCATGAAGGGAGAGTGGCAATGTCTCCCACACCCCCCCCCGGTAAACATGCAAAAGCTTCTGAAGGCCAGGAGGTCTGTGAGAAGCTTCCCTGGCCAGTGCCGCCAGCCAGGCGGGACAGGGCAGCCTGGCAGGGCAATGTTGCTGTGTCCATGTTTAAAACCCAAACCACGTCCACCTTTGGGGTTGCGTAATTCAAATCCCCTTCAGGAAAAGCCCgtaaaacacaggaaaacaacGTTGGATGAAACACCAGGTCAGGCACGCAGAGCTCCACCGCACCACTGAGGCAGAGTGTGAGCAACACCCAGCCCACACCGCGCCAGCacgaacacacacacacctccagcTTCTCGGTTTAAGGTTTCCCCGTTAAATTCACCTCTCCTGCTGATGGAGGATTTCCCCCCGTCACGCTAGACTGACATGAAAGcacccctttccctttccacctCTCACTCGAGGCCTCACGTCAGGGCTCAGCGAGGGCTCTACTCACAGCAGCCGGGGGTTTGCTCTTCTCACACGCTGCTGGAGAGCACAAAACAGGTTCACCCACAAGCAGTGAGAAGTTCACACTCCTCTCCCTTCTCTTGGAGAGTAGGAAAGCACATCAAGATCCCAACAGCACAGGGAAGTCTCATTTACAGAGCACCTGCTCCAAACACATCCAGTAAACCACGTACAAAACCCAGGCGCGCACCTCCTGCTCCTTCAGACAGAGCTGCCCTTTGGGAGAGCAGCGAGCAAAGCAATCCGCTCCCATTGAGAGCCAAAGACTCGAAATATCAGCCTAGGATTCCTACGGCACCACCAAACAGCTGGGTTCTGGTCTCGGGTGACGTTATTTTGAGCACTCCCATGGGCAGGCCATCCCCATGCATGCCACTGCCCTTCTTTGCcacactttttaaagaaaagcaggcttcttctccttctgtttCCTCCTCCGTATCTCCCCCGCTGCCCTGCCATGCAGTCTCCAGCATCATCTCTTTTGCTCACCACCacagctcctcctcctctcctcctcgaGAGCACCCTTCCCAGAACAGCACACCAGCACTGCGCATCAGGGTGCTCCCCGCCTCCCACCCAAGAACATCTCCACCTCACACCCACCCACCCTGTTTCTCACACACGGTTTTGACCATTTCACACGCAAGAACACGACACCAACGCAAAATCTCCTGAATCTTGAAAGCAGCCTTCACCACAGCAAACCAAGAGAGTCTCGGGCAGAGCTGCAAACGCAGCCCTTGCAATAGCTTGCCACGCAAAAGTccccttctcctgctgctgcaaacACAAACCCATCGCTCCACACTGAAACTTCCaccctgcctcctccctcctgACTCCTAAAGGAGCCACAAAAACAGCAGGCTGCTTTGGGGGCAGCGGGCACCCATCGCCCACATGTGTCCCCACTGCTCAGTCGGCATCTCCACTAAGACATGCACACAGAAACTCAGCACGAAGTCCCTCTGCTTGCTTCCCTCCAGGGGGATAGAGGGATTTCCTCACACCACGTGGGAATCTGACGGCACGCACCCGGCAGAGGCAGAAGCGCGCAGATCAAGCGCTGGCAATAACCACCCCGTGTCCTCGCCCACCATGCAGAGCCCGTCCCCACGCCCTGGTCACAGCTGGGGGCCTGCAGCCCCTCCCCGGGAATAAAACAGCCCCGTGCCTCCAGCTTCACAGGGTCTGAAAGTAGCCAAGGGTCCCTTGTACACAGCTCAAGTATTTTCCACTGCCTTGTGGCTGTTTAGGATGATGCCCCTAGCAACAATAACAGAACAAAGGCTGGAGTAAAAGCTGTGTCTCGATAACTTTCGCTGAGCTCTCTGTATGGATGTGAAAAAGCCAGAGCTCAGAAAAATCAGGGCAAACTTCAACCTCTTCCTGCagtaccagaaaaaaaagctatttgctGCTTCAAAACCACCCGCGCCTCCATGCTGCACAACTCCAGCATCCTTGTCTGGCGGTGCCACGTGTGTTTGCTACACAAGGTTGTGAAACTTGCATTAAGCTGTAATTACAGCAATAATGTCAGAAAATCTTTCCTAAGGGCATGTTACAGTAAGCACTCTGCAGCTGTAACCACAGCCATTaaccatgaaaaagaaaaaaaaaaaaacaaaaaaaaaaacagatgttttgaTCGCGTAAAGCTTGGAGCCGGCGTTTGTTATTCCCCAGGAAGCGCTACCTGCCCCGCTCCGTGGGAACGCGCCCACCTCCCTCGGGTCTCGCCGGGCGGAAGCCCAAAGGTTTCCTCCGCTGCCGGCGGGGAATTAATCACGGGGAGGAAAAGCAGCGCGCCGCGGGAGCCGGGCTGCGGCTCTGCCGCTAGAGGCTTCCACTGCCGCTTACCTGGCGAGCCGCGGGTAAACAGCCGCCCGCCACCGCGCCGCTGCCAAGCGCCCACTGCGGTTTCACCGAAACGAGCGGGAGCAGCGCGCCCATGGCACCTCCGACCCCGCGCCGGGTGCCGAGGGAGTTGgaagaggaagcagaaaaagcaaagccaaggCGGGGAcgcgaggagcagcagcacgccTCGCCCTGCGTGCCCTCACCCCTCGCGGGAAGCGACGCGGGGCCGGAGCGCGGCCAAGCCCGAGCCAAGGCGTGCCCGGAGCGCCGGCCTCGCGCCGCCGACACCTCGCGGGCTGGCAGCGAGCGGCACGCGGTGTGTGCAGCCCCCCGGCTGGGTCACTCACCCATGGCGCTCAGGTAGTGGCTGACGGCCTGGCAGGGCGGGCTGGGGGTCTGCGTGGCCTTGTCGCAGCTCATGGGCGCGGGGCTGCGCTCGGCCTCGAAGGAGAAGTAGCCGCTGGAGGAGCGCGACAGCAGCGGCGACCTCCGCACGAAGATGAAGAGCGGCGAGCGGGTGGCGAACGGGCCGGGGCTGGCGGGCGGCGGCTGAGCCCGCGGCGGGCTGCAGGGAGAGacgggccgggcggcggccgACGACGACGACggcgaggaggaggacgaggaggaggagaaggaggacgAGGAGAAGGAGGCGGCCGCGGGGAGGCCGGGCAGGGCGGCGGGGGCTCCGGGCCTCAGCTGcgccgccgggcccggcccctcgGCCGGGGGCAGCCGCCCAGCCTGGCGGCCGCGCTGCGCCTTCGCCTCGGGGGGCTGCTTGGCCATCGGGCTGCGCGGCGCCTGCGGGCGGAGCGCGGTGAGCGGCGGgcggccggggctgcccccgccccttcctcctcctcctcctcctcctcctcctcctcctcctgctgctgctgctgccgccctcctccccgcctcctcctcctccccctccccgcctccccgcCCGGCCCCATTGTTCTGCCCGCAGTACCCGCGCAGCCCCCCCGCCCTCCGCagcctgtccccccccccctccttcttctccttcctccctccctccttcccctcctcctcctcctccccccccaactcctttctccttcccccgtcccgtcccgtcccgtccccgcTCACGGTGCTCCCGCCGCGCTCGGGGCTGCCGCTGCCCGCccctcccgtcccgtcccgtccccgcCCCGTGTTTACCAGCGCCGCCagcgccgcccccggcccctcccgcTCACCTCCGCTGCCCTCCCGCGGGCGGGAAcgcgcagcccccccccccacacacacaccccccccccagcaccgggccTTGCACGCCCCTTGCACCGCAGGGCAGCCCTTGAGCCCCCAGCGGCTTTGCACACCCGGCCCCTCGCACGTTTCCACCCGCACAGCGGTGCCGAATTTTACTTGGAAACGAGAgaaggggggaggaaaaagcGGGGCAGAGGCAGGCTCGCTCGAGGTGCGCCTCGCCTCAACGCCCGCCGGCATGTTGTGTGGTGACAGACTCCAAGCTGCGCTGTGGCAGCCGACCACAGCTTCCTCCGGCCCTGCCGCCCCCGCcggcaccaccaccaccacccagggGCGATTAATTGGGAAAAGCTCATCAGGGATGAAGGTGTAGGCTCGGGGCTGCCCATTACACCCAGCCCCTGGGGTCAAGCCAGGGCTGAGCGAGAAGGGGGAGAGGCAGGCAGCGCAGCACGCACGGCGTCGACAGGCAGAGGCTTCTGCTATTTACTCCTCGCCCTTCGGTTTGGTTTCTGCGTGGGTGGCTCACGCGAACAGAAAGGCTGTCGGGTAAACGCCTTGCGGGAACAGGCCGGCCCTTGCACCTCGGCGACAGCCCGCCTTCAGGCACGGTTTTGGGGATGCGCACCAGGGCCCTGTGCCCCAGGGAACTGCAAAGCAGGGCAGCTCTcacccacccccccaaaaacactCCAGGTCTGGGCACCGCCCGAGCCACCGGCATCATTCGGAGGCCTtgaccccagcagcagcacctgcttgGGATGAACACTGAGAGGAGTGGGGATAGCGCCTGCCCTAGGTCCCCAACCCCATGGGGTCACCCCGGTGTTCCTCTGGCCCCTTTGCGTGTGCCCTCAGCCCGCCAGAAACCCAGCCTTTCCCTCTGTCCCACCTCAAGGCTTCGGCTGCGCCATCCACCGCCAGATCGAACGTTGGATAGATTTTGGAGGTGCTGCCTTGGCACGGCAGGCTGCCGGCAAGCCTCGCACCCTGGCTCCGCCACACCAGCATGGCCATGAGCATCCCAGGGCCAAGGCACCCAGTACCGCAGGGACAAGGGAATGGGAAAAGGAGACGGCACCCAGCTAGGGGCCACTTGTGCTGCCAGCACACCCTCACTGCGGAGAGCTGGAAGCCCACGATATTGGAGAGCACTAAAAAAAACAGACACCCCATGCACTCAGCTGCTCGCTGagctcaaatattttaaattgtgcGGCACccaggaatggaaaaaaatgacttcTGCTTCTCCAGCCCATTGTGATAAATGTTATTTCACTCGATGCTGGCAGATAAAATCAGTTTAAGCCACATGCCTTAAATACGAGGCTTTATCTGAATCGGTGCTGGAGCCTGACCTTTACCGCAGCGCAGCGGCACAGGGGCACGCTTCATGCGAAACGCTGTCATTTTTCAGCCTTCCGAGCACACCAACAGGCGCAGACCTGCTCGTGAATCATCTGAAGAGCCTCGAAGATGTCACGGGgcaagagaaagagagggagatgCTTATCTGGGAGAAGGAGGCGGCTTCTTGGGTAgaagcagggtgctggggagtGGCAGGGGTGTGGGATAACGTGGATGCTCCAGCAGCAGTAGGATGCGCACTGGGTGCTGGCACCTGCTAGGAGCACCCCAAAAACCCTACCTGTGGCATGGGACGAGGGGTGAAGGTGCCACCCTAGCCCCTTCGAGCTGGGGACACCCAGGTGCTGTCAGCAGGACCTGGGGGGATGTTAGTGCCACAGCCCATGGGACGGGGGAGAGGTGCTGGGTTACCGTGCGTCTGGCTCCATAGGGAGGCGTCCGCAACTTCTAACTTCAAATtttgcctttccttttctccccctttttaaaTGGAACTGAGAACTCCGGTGCCTGGCAAGCCGGGTTTAGGGAGATTTTACTGGCAGCAAGGGCTCAGGCCGTGGCTGCCCAGGGTTGggtggccaccagcaagccctagAGAAAACAAGAGAAGCAAGTGTCAGACCCCGGCAGGGGCCCTGGGCTCATGAAGGGCACCATGGCACAGAACAAAAAATGAGTAAAGTTGggttttctgcagaagaaagagCAAGCCACCCACGCGCCAGGAAATCTCTCCTCTGGGCGTGGGTGGTGGAGGCCCCAAGATGAGTTATCTCTAAAGGGCAACTCTGGGGATACCTAGAGATCTTCATCAGCGTGGATTCGGCGCACACAGAGGAAACATCAGCCTTGCCAGCTGGGGTTTTGggtttttgcacttttttttttcttaatcaaaGCTCCTTTTTAGCAGCTTGTTTTAAAGTCGGTTAGAAAACAGGAGGCCCCTGCCGCCCCCCCGACCACCCTTCTGTCACCCTGCTCACACAGCCAGCGTCCTGGGATGCTTTTACCCTTTTCAATGGAAAATACCACGGGTAGCAGCAgcctgcacccagccctgcagagcgTGGGCAGTGGCCCCAGCTGTCCCCACCAGCTGTGCTACCCTTAGGGTCCCCCCACCAGCCCACAGCCAGAGGAATTTGCAGCAAAGCAGAGAGAGCCCAGGATGGTAAAATCATGGTGCCTCCAGCCCCCCAGCCCATACAGCATGGCCCCAGGGGCATCCTCAGTGTCCACAGGGAGAGGGGGGCTCAGTGAGCCCCTCaagccaggggctggggcagctttcagctccccccttcccccagtAGATAACGATGTGAAACTCCTACACCCACGCGTGCAGGCGAAGGCTCTgtggcagcaggcacagccctgACATTTGGGTTTTGGAGGCTCGGGTGCAGCTGCTGGGGCCCCACCTGCACTCCCCGGGGAGGACGCACACGTGGGGCGCGCACCTGAACCCCCCCCAGCCGTGTGGGCTGCGTGCAGGGTGATACAAGCGGGCAGGGACAGCTCTGGcctccccaggtccttctccgcacACAGAGgcgctggaggaggctgcactACAATGAACGAAATGCTGTGAGCGCGTGAGCCCTGGCAGAGATCTGCGCCTGGATGGGGAACAGCTGGCTCTGGCTCCGCGCGTAAGAAAAGTAAacggaggagaaggaggaggaggaaaaatccCCAGCGCCGGGTGTTTATGTTTCCACCCgctggaggaggctgctccAGCTGATGCGCTCCAGCTGACGGGGCAGCCGGCTGTTTGGGATCAAGGCTGGAGGCTTCCCCTGCgacagcaggcagagcacgGCGCGGGAAGGGGAGCGTGCCAGCACCACGGCCCAGGGAGCGCGGGCTGGATGCCCCGGGAGGAGAGCGCCGCGGCACGCAGC is drawn from Anas platyrhynchos isolate ZD024472 breed Pekin duck chromosome 3, IASCAAS_PekinDuck_T2T, whole genome shotgun sequence and contains these coding sequences:
- the BCL2L11 gene encoding bcl-2-like protein 11, with protein sequence MAKQPPEAKAQRGRQAGRLPPAEGPGPAAQLRPGAPAALPGLPAAASFSSSSFSSSSSSSSPSSSSAAARPVSPCSPPRAQPPPASPGPFATRSPLFIFVRRSPLLSRSSSGYFSFEAERSPAPMSCDKATQTPSPPCQAVSHYLSAMASRWRSHSLAEEIQPEIWIAQELRRIGDEFNASYCPRRGFLDNHVGNPQVIILRLLHYIIRLIWRMQ